The Nitrospiraceae bacterium sequence TGAGGGTGCCGCTGGTCAGCAACTCCCGTGTGATGTTGTCGAGCCAGAGGCTTTGCCCAAGGTCGTAAAATTGTTGTGTCGCGTTCATTGTTTCTCCTTACCGCAATGTGGGGGGCGGTGGGGCCTCCTCGCGGGCGGCGATATTCCCGGATTCGAATGCGTCTCGGCTCTGATGTGGAAAGCCTGTCGTCAATCGATTATCCGAAGCATCTTTTTTCGTCGCCAGAATGCGTAGATTGTTGTCACCAGGATGTAATGACGACATAAGTGCTGCTCCATGTCTTGGAGCATCTGCTCCTTGTGCACATCAATCAGCATACGGCTCAAGAGACCATCCCACAGTTCCGATCGTTGGATTCTACCTGGCGGAATATCACATTGCCTCTCGCAGGGTCACAAAGATGTTGAGCGTACAAGGAAATAAATGCTCTGCAAACTAATGGCTCGTGAGATAAAGAATTGGCACAGCACCTTTTTTTAAGATTGGGCATGCTGCTAATCGAGATGCATAGGATATGCCAGGAAGAGTGGGGTTGTCGCCCTCTGACGGTTCAGCCCAGAGAGGATATTGATTCCAAACAAAAACGGCAATCACGTTCATTCGCCTTTACTGGAAGGAGAATCTAAGGGTTAGTAGGTGAATGGATTTACATGGATGAAAGCAAGCTTGTCCTAATTTGGGACCAACCCTTCAATGGGGGTGTGACGAAATTCCACGTTTTTTAAATATCTTTTCGATAACCTCTGAAATGATTTCCTCCCTATGAGTGACTTCGCACCTATGCATGGTGCGCTACCGCTCATTGAGAGCCCCTTTTGTCATCTTATCCTGGCTGTCCTCACCATTCTCAGGAGCCAGATGGAGGGACTTCAAAAAAACGCGTGCATATTTGCCACGCCTATCCCGGTTAAGACGTGCCTTTCAACTGCGGGACCGCAAACAGCGTGAGGGTTACAGCCCACCCAGTGGTCGGCTGAGCCCTCCGGGCAATGAGAACACCATAATTTCTTTAAATGAGATTAGCTGATTCGGTTGTTCCTGAAGGATTTCTGGATAGCGTTGGCAAGTGTTTTTCGAATTGAATTGGCCGGATAGCTGTTGGATCACTTTCATGGGGGCTCTTATCCGTATGGCCGCTATCGACCATGCCGCTCAAGGTGAGGAGACCATATGTAACCCGTTCGCGGATGGGCTCACCCGTGATACCGGTATCCGCTTCCGGCAAATTCTTTACGTGTATTTCGGCCACTCGCTTCCCCACTTACATTAATGATTGGATTATGAGGGATCTAACAGAAAAAGTTGCATCTTTTGGGAAGGGCTTCGATTTTTTTCCCGTGCATCCTCAGGAGTCTGGATTATTTCAACCTTGGCCAAGCTAAAGGGCATATGGGAACACTGCCCTACCTTTGTTTTGTGTGGTGGTCTGGCAGGACCTCACTCTGAAGCCTTGGTGTCTTGCCATCACACCGCCAAATTTTCTCCCTCTCAATATTAATGTGGTTTTTTCTTGGCGCCTTTTTTGGCACTTTGGGCGGAACTTCCCTTTCCTTGCAATTCCTCGGCTGCCATCGCCGCGCCGCCGCCCTTAGTTTTGTTGACGTTTTTTTCGAGTTCGGCGTGGCCTTTCTTTACAGCCTTTTCATGTTTCATTCCCGTTAAGGCATCACTGTGGTCACCTGGTCCGCTTCCACCGGGGAGGGCGGCTTCTCCAGAAGGTGAGCTTCGTTGAATGTGATCAGGTACGTTACTTTTAGGGGTTTTCGAGGTCCCGGGCTCACCGCCAACCATCTCGGCAAATGCTCCTGTTCCAAGTAGAAGACTGATACCGACAACACCAACCATAATTTTCATAACGTTCATCACGAACCTCCTTGAGAATGAAATGGATTTGTCTGTTAGATCCTGCCCATCCCCATTCTTCCCGGTTTCTTGACCGGCGGGACACTATCAGTAGGATGGGCGATGTCCGGAATACCTCTCCCGAATTTGGTCCCGACATACACATTCTTTACTTCATTTCCACTAATAAGTTCTATTCATTGTGGCGCCTCTTTTTTAGGGGATGGTAGAGGATCGGACTTCACTGCAAATTTGGAAATGATTTTTTGCTCCTTCTAACCATTGGGATAGAGGCATAATGCGTGTTGAGCCTATGCCCTTTTGTGAAGCGGCGGACCCACGTGCAGAAAATTATTGATTGATATAAGAAAAATTTCCGTAGTTTTTAGGCCGATCTAGATGCAAAGGAACTATGAACGCGTATGATTGTAAGTAGGTGAATACCTACAAGGAATATTCAGAACAATTAAATCAGTGTAGAGCGAATTGTCCGAATATAGGATGTGCAGATTCAGGAGTGCGTGAAGGATGTTGAACGTTTTTGGGGTATTGCCGAATCGAGCCGGTATGACAGCTTTTGGATGGCCTTTATGGCATCTCCTATTCTGTAGGGCGGGTGTCGACTATGCCGAGCAAGGCGGGGAGATCATATTTGACCAGTTCGCCGATGCGCTCAACCGTAAGGTCAGCCGGGGGATAGGCCGTGAGATTTTTTTGATCCAGCGCGTAATGGCCCTGGCGGGGAGAGATCGTTGTCAGGCGATCTCCCCAGACCTGTTTCATGGCTCTTAGAATGCGAAGCTTGTCGTCTATCATGACGTAATGTCGAGCTGGATAACGTCGCTCGACGTCGGCGAGCATGTGTTCCTTGTGCAGGTAAATCAACACCCGACCCTTGACCGCATCCCACAATCCCGACCGTTGGATCTTGCGCGGCTGAAAGACCACATCACCATCCGAGAGGATGACCGTCCGGCCCCGATGGTCAAGATGGGCCAGAAGGTCGAGCGCGCCAGGATAAAGGCGTTCGGCGAATGGATAGTCAACCAGAAATGAAGACATCATCAGCAAGCGCGGGTCATTCATGGTTTCAACACGGTAGCGTTGCAAAGCCCCCAGATAGTCTGCGTAACCGAGTTCCTTTCTCAACGTCTCAAAAATGTCCCAGTATCGATCCCGGTTTTTCCCCCCAAACTCTTGCGCGAGATGATGGCTTAGGTCAGAGCCGATGTGGTCGTTATCCAATAGGGTATTATCCACATCCAATAGGAAGACCACTTCCTCCGAGACAGTCATGCTTGTATCCTTTCCGGCATGGGATATCTCAACCTTCATCTGTCTCGATGAGCGCCTCTGACTTTGGTAACTTCTTTCTTTGTCAAGGAGATCGTACAATTCCTCTTCAGGATCTGTCCAACTTTCCAGAGCCAGGGAGGTACCACATTCAGGGATGACACAGATCGAGAAGTGTCGATGTGTCGGCAATATTTCCATTTGGAGATTGTGGCGACCTTTGGGGTACGTGTGCGTGGCGGTTTCCTGCTCAGAGGTTGGTCGTCGGGAAATCCTGATCGCAAAGCGATGTGAAGGCCGAACTTCAAGCGGGCAGACTTAATGTCCGCCGAGCTTGACCTTTCCGCGGAATGCTTGATGCGCGCAGACTTGATAGCCAATGAGCAGAATGAATCCAACCAGAAACCACCAGAGTCCGATCTGCATGCCATAGGCGCCGGCGGTGGCGTTGGTCACGGTCAAGCTGTTAGCCGGATCATTCGTTGCAATCAGAATGTTCGGATATGCCCCCCAGGCTGTGCTGGCCAGCATTGTCAATATCAACAGACTCGTCGCGGAAAACGCTCCCGCATCCCAATTGCGCCTTCGTATTTCGACAGCCGACAACAACGCCGCCATACTGAGGATGGGGAAGACATATCCAATGGGATGGGCGGCATAATTAAGATAAAATGCCGGTTGGACAATGGGGACGGACGTCAGAGCCAACCCGACCAGAATAACCACGGCTGATCCAGCCAACCAGCTTGCGTGTCGCGCCCGGTTTTGTAACTGGCCTTTCGTTTTCATGACCAGGAAATTGGCACCGTGCATGGCGAGGATCGCTATGCTTGTGGCTCCAATGAGTATGGTAAACCAATCCAGTATGCCCGGCTCCGGGCCTGTCATGAAATTTGTCCAGAGGGCCACGAAGAAATACCCTTCGGCATTCAAGGGCACCCCGCGAATGAGGTTGCCCAAGGCCACTCCGAACACGAAAGCCAGGAAGAGGCTCGCTCCGGCAAACGCCACATCGCAAAACTGCCGCCAGAGTGCGTGATTCACATGCGAACGGAGTTCGAGTGCGAGTCCACGGGCAATCAGCAGCCACAGGACCAGATGTAAGGCCAGATAAAAACCGCTGAACCCTGCCGAATAGGCCTTGGGGAAAGCGAAGAATAACAGACCACCTGCAGCGATCAGCCACACTTCGTTGCCGTTCCAGATGGGGCCGATGGCGGCCAAGGCCTTACGGCGGTCTGCTTCGGTTTTGGCGGCGAAGCCATAGATGATGCCAAGGCCGAAGTCGAATCCGTCAAGGACGACATAAATAGCCAGCATCAATGTGACGGCGACATACCAGAAGGTTTCCATCTTGCCGGTTCCTAGCGCTTCGCAGATTCAGGGAGGGAGCTTGCCGGGCCATGTCTTATTGTTTCAGCCATCAGGAAAAGGAAAAGCAGTCCCAACACAAGATAGATTCCGAGAAATCCGAGCAACGTAAACAGTGTGTTGCCCGAATGGACCAGTGGTGAGTTGCCGTCGACCGTGCGGAGCAGGCCATACACCAGCCAAGGCTGGCGGCCGAGTTCGGCGGTCATCCAGCCGGCCGTTGTGGCCAGATAGGGAAGCGGTGCGGCAAGCATGAGCAGCCAGAGCAGCCAGTTCGCGGAAAACAATCCCCCACGCCAGAGCCAGAGCAATGCCAATGCCATTACCGTTGCCAGCATGGTTCCAAGCCCGGCCATGATATGGTAAGCATAGTATAGCAGCACGACATTGTCGGGCCACTCTGTGCGTGGAAACGCATCCAGCCCTTTCACCGTGGCGTAAAGCTCGTTAAAGAGCACAAGACTCAATGCATCCGGCACGACGAGCGGATTGTCGATCGTCAGGGTTTCCATATTCGGTTGACCGACGAGCAACATGCCCGCGCCACGCTTGGTTTTGAAGAGACCTTCGAATGCGGCGCCTTTGATCGGTTGATGTTCAAAGACCTGTCTGGCGTTCTCGTGGCCTGTCGGGAAGATCATCAACGCCGTGGCGATGGCGCCGGTCACCACGCCGGTACGGAGGAACGTCTTCGCATATGGCGCGTGCAGGCCGGATAAGAGGTAGAACGAACCGACTGCCGCCATCACGAACGAGGCCGTGACGACTGCGGCCGTCATGTTGTGAGCATATTGCCAGAACAGCCAAGGATTCGTGAGCAGACCGGAAAGACTATCCACGAACAATCGTCCGTCCGGGGCCACCGTATAGGCGACCGGATGTTGCATCCAGGCATTCGTCGCCAGAATAAAATAGCCGGAAAGCCAGGATCCAAGAAAAAGCATCAGCATTGCGGCCCATTGTACCTGTGGGCTGAATCGGTTCTCCCCGAATAGCAAGATGCCAAGGAATGACGATTCCAGAGTAAACGCAAACAGGCCTTCCATGGCCAGCGTCTGGCCGATTACGCCGCCGGCAAAGTTGGAGAATTTCGCCCAATTGGTGCCGAACTGGAATTCTAAGGGAATGCCGGTTACGACACCAAAGGCAAAACTCAAACCAAAAATTTTTGTCCAAAACCGGGCAACTTCATGGTAATGGTTGTCACCGGAAGCGAGAGCCCGGCTCCGCAGGTAAAGCAGCAGCAAGGCCAGCCCCATCGTCAATTGTGGAAAGAGATAATGAAAGGTGACCGTGAAGGCGAATTGCAGACGGTCATAAAGTAGCGCGCTGGCCATTGAATTCTTTCGAACTGAACCAAGGGATGTTCAGGAATGCGATTCGGTGGGCTGAAATTTTTTTTAAGCCCCTTCCTTAACCGTGTTGCCGCCTTAGTCACACATCCAGCAGGTGGAGTGAAGGAGCTGGAGTGGATGGCCTAAAATCCGACCTATAGACTAACCGATTGTACCTTGGTGCCTAGCGCGGGGAAATGGCGAATGAGGTCATAAACCATTATTGCCCATGAACGAACGTGCGGACAAACCCCAGGATACTGTGATTCATTCACGGGCCTGTGGCTATCGTGATGAGGAGTATCTCCGGCTCAAGATAACTCCAGCCTTCTGGCCTCGGAAAAGAGGGAAATCTACCCGTATGAATTTGGGTTGCGCCATTTAAGGATACCCCTCTGATTTCTATGTGTGAAAACGCAAGGTCATCCTGGTGAGTGAAAAACTAATTTGATTCATGGGAATGTGTTGAAAAACAACCGTCCAATGTGAAATAAATATGAAGGGGGTTTGTTGGCGATCACCATCGTCCAAGGGCGCTATCCTATTTGTGAAAGTTTATTATAGGCATTTAAGGCGGCCACCTTGTAACATTCCGCAAGTGTCGGATAATTGAAGATGCGGTCAAGAAAATAATCCAGTCCGCCCCCTAATTCCAGGACCG is a genomic window containing:
- a CDS encoding HAD family hydrolase, translated to MTVSEEVVFLLDVDNTLLDNDHIGSDLSHHLAQEFGGKNRDRYWDIFETLRKELGYADYLGALQRYRVETMNDPRLLMMSSFLVDYPFAERLYPGALDLLAHLDHRGRTVILSDGDVVFQPRKIQRSGLWDAVKGRVLIYLHKEHMLADVERRYPARHYVMIDDKLRILRAMKQVWGDRLTTISPRQGHYALDQKNLTAYPPADLTVERIGELVKYDLPALLGIVDTRPTE
- a CDS encoding cytochrome ubiquinol oxidase subunit I, with translation MASALLYDRLQFAFTVTFHYLFPQLTMGLALLLLYLRSRALASGDNHYHEVARFWTKIFGLSFAFGVVTGIPLEFQFGTNWAKFSNFAGGVIGQTLAMEGLFAFTLESSFLGILLFGENRFSPQVQWAAMLMLFLGSWLSGYFILATNAWMQHPVAYTVAPDGRLFVDSLSGLLTNPWLFWQYAHNMTAAVVTASFVMAAVGSFYLLSGLHAPYAKTFLRTGVVTGAIATALMIFPTGHENARQVFEHQPIKGAAFEGLFKTKRGAGMLLVGQPNMETLTIDNPLVVPDALSLVLFNELYATVKGLDAFPRTEWPDNVVLLYYAYHIMAGLGTMLATVMALALLWLWRGGLFSANWLLWLLMLAAPLPYLATTAGWMTAELGRQPWLVYGLLRTVDGNSPLVHSGNTLFTLLGFLGIYLVLGLLFLFLMAETIRHGPASSLPESAKR
- the cydB gene encoding cytochrome d ubiquinol oxidase subunit II translates to METFWYVAVTLMLAIYVVLDGFDFGLGIIYGFAAKTEADRRKALAAIGPIWNGNEVWLIAAGGLLFFAFPKAYSAGFSGFYLALHLVLWLLIARGLALELRSHVNHALWRQFCDVAFAGASLFLAFVFGVALGNLIRGVPLNAEGYFFVALWTNFMTGPEPGILDWFTILIGATSIAILAMHGANFLVMKTKGQLQNRARHASWLAGSAVVILVGLALTSVPIVQPAFYLNYAAHPIGYVFPILSMAALLSAVEIRRRNWDAGAFSATSLLILTMLASTAWGAYPNILIATNDPANSLTVTNATAGAYGMQIGLWWFLVGFILLIGYQVCAHQAFRGKVKLGGH